A portion of the Phacochoerus africanus isolate WHEZ1 chromosome 5, ROS_Pafr_v1, whole genome shotgun sequence genome contains these proteins:
- the LOC125127709 gene encoding interleukin-1 beta-like encodes MATVPEPAKEVMANNGDNNNGLLFEADGPKEMKCRTQNLDLSPLGDGSIQLQISHQLCNESSRQTVSVIVAKEKPMNPSSQVVCDDDPKSIFSSVFEEEPIILEKHANGFLCDATPVQSVDCKLQDKDEKALVLAGPHELKALHLLTGDLKREVVFCMSFVQGDDSDDKIPVTLGIKGKNLYLSCVMKDDTPTLQLEDVDPKSYPKRDMEKRFVFYKTEIKNRVEFESALYPNWYISTSQAEQKPVFLGNSKGRHDITDFTMEVLSP; translated from the exons ATGGCCACGGTACCTGAACCTGCCAAGGAAGTGATGGCTAACAATGG TGACAACAATAATGGTCTGTTATTTGAGGCTGATGGCCCCAAAGAGATGAAG TGCCGCACCCAAAACCTTGACCTCAGCCCTCTGGGAGATGGGAGCATCCAGCTGCAAATCTCCCACCAGCTCTGCAATGAGAGCTCCAGGCAGACGGTGTCTGTGATTGTGGCAAAGGAGAAGCCGATGAATCCCTCCTCCCAGGTCGTCTGCGATGATGACCCAAAGAGCATCTTTTCATCCGTCTTTGAAGAAG AGCCCATCATCCTTGAAAAGCATGCCAATGGTTTTCTCTGTGATGCCACCCCCGTGCAGTCCGTGGACTGCAAACTCCAGGACAAAGATGAAAAAGCCCTGGTGCTGGCTGGCCCACATGAGCTGAAGGCTCTCCACCTCCTCACAGGGGACTTGAAGAGAGAAG tgGTGTTCTGCATGAGCTTTGTGCAAGGAGATGACAGCGATGACAAGATACCTGTGACCTTAGGGATCAAGGGAAAGAATCTGTACCTGTCTTGTGTGATGAAAGAtgacacacccaccctgcagctggaG GATGTAGACCCCAAAAGTTACCCAAAGAGGGACATGGAGAAGCGATTTGTCTTCTACAAGACAGAAATCAAGAACAGAGTTGAATTCGAGTCTGCCCTGTACCCCAACTGGTACATCAGCACCTCTCAGGCAGAACAAAAGCCCGTcttcctgggaaactccaaaggCCGCCATGATATAACTGACTTCACCATGGAAGTCCTCTCTCCCTAA